A window from Calliopsis andreniformis isolate RMS-2024a chromosome 7, iyCalAndr_principal, whole genome shotgun sequence encodes these proteins:
- the LOC143181926 gene encoding uncharacterized protein LOC143181926 isoform X4: MRECHQGGLYGNALPGLPGRVLPLANQDRPIARGEPGQCTVEDLPAEVRAADHLVEGCLLPLRAQETPNYPVYYERINTHAATSFYYYDYCGVKDISKELILDPKVPITKINLSKGFAFSNMRSATEFEEARSRFFAEQELRDDYMEMREGLDLGYNLNPTTLVAVLGNPWFTNRYVYWCLSALLLSWPLRVIIEYKTQYADYQITKLFGINYDTPSGSEPIHASMSQQTISQPGSYMLAPSYSEALLMDPAPDHRAVESQDLSITEMVPSYSEALLYQRADPNCTIQEDSDHRYDLAPRECSCPCHAAVETRTLEEGPRREEDGQMEDVIRQPLMGSAVEVTSSSCTYISQTEAGRCGSCGKYLVQARLENECSRAEPGTSSEVTHSVRRDRRIPRDMSEPNLRRSDMVEVDTRFLRLNGQSLKNILENDQEEEFSSDERILETGQGTFDAPGPQGRFRFSLSSLDEAVSRTRGTIDVSRGAIPKRTPGRSRVIANPMSNETCTLPNSKTYFCLKSILKQNRRRYTLITARELQNLSNREEEVEESRGKTRASYHEGCSGTLSTGKFNFFSRSRESLDSVLSRRKKPLLESLLDEKSEDPVGQKRENNRTLIFASPIQEVCPGDPFGGKNVIRTRQEVDSTPTEESPSHTVLSQLGRSLTCDRKSRRRFQDSRRQRCSETSHPSSFSCPPARQHPYPYAFSASTDAVDVANTSKGQSSLVYQHGTSFPPYEGSGSRKPSKHGVDHPVTNQGHVEITSQPSVKKELTRSMTERRAKPVRIDANLRRSFTGRVEDYRRENGKWTNLNMETSL, encoded by the exons ATGCGCGAATGTCACCAAG GTGGCCTTTATGGGAATGCTCTACCTGGTCTACCTGGTCGAGTGTTACCACTCGCCAATCAGGATCGACCTATTGCACGCGGAGAGCCAGGACAGTGTACTGTCGAAGATCTCCCAGCTGAAGTGCGCGCAGCCGACCATTTGGTGGAAGGCTGTCTCCTACCACTACGTGCGCAGGAAACGCCAAATTACCCG GTCTACTACGAAAGAATCAACACCCACGCTGCGACCTCTTTCTACTACTACGATTACTGCGGCGTGAAGGACATCAGCAAGGAGCTGATCTTGGACCCAAAAGTACCCATCACGAAGATCAACCTGAGCAAAGGGTTCGCCTTCTCGAACATGAGGTCAGCGACGGAGTTCGAGGAGGCCAGGTCGCGGTTCTTCGCTGAGCAA GAGTTAAGGGACGACTACATGGAGATGCGGGAGGGTCTGGATCTGGGGTACAACCTGAACCCCACGACTCTGGTGGCTGTCCTTGGGAACCCCTGGTTCACGAATCGCTatgtgtattggtgtttgagcgcCCTGCTGCTCAGTTGGCCCCTCAGGGTGATCATAGAGTACAAAACGCAGTATGCAGACTATCAA ATCACCAAGCTGTTTGGCATTAACTATGACACCCCAAGTGGCAGCGAGCCGATACACGCGTCCATGAGCCAGCAAACCATCAGCCAACCAGGCTCCTATATGCTGGCACCGAGCTATAGCGAAGCTCTGCTGATGGATCCAGCACCAGATCACAGAGCAGTCGAGTCTCAGGACCTGTCCATCACAGAGATGGTGCCAAGTTACTCAGAAGCCTTGCTGTACCAGCGAGCTGACCCCAACTGCACGATACAAGAGGACTCTGACCATCGCTATGACCTAGCACCACGAGAGTGTTCTTGCCCATGTCACGCTGCTGTCGAGACAAGGACGTTGGAAGAAGGACCTAGGCGGGAAGAGGATGGACAGATGGAGGATGTGATTAGACAACCGCTAATGGGGTCAGCAGTCGAGGTTACTTCCTCCTCCTGCACGTACATTAGCCAAACAGAGGCTGGgaggtgtggaagttgtgggaaGTACCTAGTCCAGGCTCGGTTAGAGAACGAGTGTAGTAGAGCAGAGCCTGGGACCAGTTCAGAGGTCACACACAGTGTCAGGAGGGACAGGCGTATACCTAGGGACATGTCTGAGCCAAATTTGAGGAGATCAGACATGGTGGAGGTTGACACTAGGTTCCTGAGGCTGAATGGACAGAGTTTGAAGAATATTCTGGAGAATGATCAAGAGGAAGAGTTCAGCAGCGATGAGAGGATACTAGAAACGGGGCAGGGCACGTTTGATGCCCCTGGACCACAGGGGAGGTTCAGGTTTTCCTTGTCCTCGTTAGACGAAGCGGTTTCTAGGACCAGGGGAACTATAGACGTGAGTAGAGGCGCGATACCGAAGAGGACACCTGGACGAAGTAGGGTAATTGCCAATCCCATGTCGAATGAGACTTGCACGTTGCCAAACTCGAAGACCTACTTCTGTCTGAAGTCGATCCTCAAGCAGAACAGGCGAAGGTACACGCTGATCACCGCAAGGGAGCTGCAGAATCTATCTAATAGAGAAGAGGAAGTTGAAGAGAGTCGTGGGAAGACCAGAGCGTCCTACCATGAAGGCTGCTCTGGGACATTATCAACAGGGAAGTTCAATTTCTTCTCTCGTTCTAGGGAAAGCTTAGATAGTGTGCTGAGTAGAAGAAAAAAACCTCTGTTAGAGAGCCTCCTAGATGAGAAGAGTGAGGATCCTGTTGGCCAAAAACGGGAAAACAACAG GACCCTAATCTTCGCGAGTCCCATCCAAGAAGTCTGCCCTGGGGACCCCTTTGGCGGGAAAAACGTAATTCGAACCAGGCAGGAAGTGGATTCCACCCCCACGGAGGAGTCACCTAGTCACACAGTGCTCAGTCAACTAGGGAGGTCCTTGACCTGCGACAGGAAATCCCGACGCAGGTTCCAGGACTCCCGCAGGCAGCGCTGCTCTGAGACTTCCCATCCCTCCTCCTTCTCCTGCCCCCCTGCTCGTCAGCACCCCTACCCTTACGCATTTTCCGCCTCTACAGACGCTGTGGACGTAGCTAACACCAGCAAAGGTCAGTCGTCGCTCGTGTACCAACACGGCACGTCTTTTCCCCCCTACGAAGGCTCGGGGAGCCGGAAGCCCAGCAAACATGGCGTCGATCATCCAGTTACCAACCAAGGTCACGTCGAGATCACTTCCCAACCGTCGGTAAAGAAGGAACTGACTCGTTCCATGACCGAGAGACGAGCCAAACCAGTGAGAATCGACGCCAATCTGCGTCGAAGCTTCACGGGCAGAGTGGAGGACTACAGAAGAGAGAATGGGAAATGGACGAACCTGAACATGGAGACGTCGTTGTAA